The proteins below come from a single Bacteroidales bacterium genomic window:
- the crtI gene encoding phytoene desaturase: MKKKVLIIGSGLGGLTTALRLAKDGYEVEMVEKYHQAGGRLNQLKKDGFTFDLAPTFFSMSYEFREFIDYMNMDMPFEFVELDPLYQVNFTGSERFFTIYKDIDKLAREFRDIEPGFADKMRKFLKSAGAIYHDTEYRVIKKNFRSLPEYLFQLTKVPIRNAPKMFHSMWKEMEKYFTSYEVKVIFSLVAFFLGATPFDTPAVFSMLTYTELEHDGYYNVKGGMYKIVEGLLEEMQKQDIAIRYNTEIVDYYEENGKVKGFIDHRGNRLDADLFVVNSDAAWFRGKIFNRKQYREEKLYRKKWTLAPFTMYLGVKGKLDNIHHHNYFLGNNFEEYAGKIFKNSISLEKPYYYLNVPSRHNENTAPPGHEALFVLCPVPDLRYKPDWSDREELAGNIINDLSERIGYDISANLVSKTILDPVSWKNMFNLYKGSGLGLAHDLTQVGGLRPNNRDEKFKNVYYVGSSTVPGTGLPMAVISSQLVTKRINHEQRSVHKKQPAVK; encoded by the coding sequence ATGAAAAAGAAAGTGCTTATTATCGGTTCGGGTCTGGGAGGTTTAACTACAGCCTTAAGACTGGCAAAAGACGGCTATGAGGTTGAAATGGTAGAAAAATATCACCAGGCAGGGGGAAGGTTAAATCAACTGAAAAAAGATGGATTCACCTTTGACCTGGCCCCTACTTTTTTCAGCATGAGCTATGAATTCAGGGAATTTATAGATTATATGAACATGGATATGCCCTTCGAATTTGTGGAGCTCGATCCTTTATACCAGGTCAATTTTACCGGTTCCGAAAGATTTTTCACCATATATAAAGACATCGACAAACTGGCCCGGGAGTTCAGAGACATCGAACCCGGCTTCGCCGATAAAATGAGGAAATTTCTTAAAAGTGCAGGTGCAATCTACCATGACACCGAATACCGCGTCATAAAGAAAAATTTCAGAAGTCTGCCGGAATATCTTTTTCAGCTCACCAAAGTTCCCATAAGGAATGCACCGAAGATGTTCCACAGCATGTGGAAAGAAATGGAAAAATATTTTACCTCTTACGAAGTGAAAGTCATCTTTTCTCTGGTGGCATTTTTCCTTGGCGCCACTCCTTTTGATACGCCGGCGGTTTTCAGCATGCTTACCTATACCGAGCTGGAACACGACGGTTATTATAATGTAAAGGGTGGCATGTACAAAATTGTGGAAGGCCTGCTTGAAGAAATGCAAAAACAGGATATTGCCATCCGTTACAATACAGAAATTGTAGATTATTATGAAGAAAACGGAAAAGTGAAGGGATTCATTGATCACCGTGGTAACCGTCTGGACGCCGATCTTTTCGTAGTGAACTCAGATGCTGCCTGGTTCCGGGGAAAGATATTCAACCGCAAACAATACCGTGAAGAGAAGCTGTACCGAAAGAAATGGACCCTTGCTCCTTTTACTATGTACCTCGGCGTTAAAGGAAAGCTGGATAATATACATCACCATAACTATTTTCTGGGGAACAATTTTGAGGAATATGCCGGAAAAATATTTAAAAACAGCATCAGTCTGGAGAAGCCTTATTATTACCTGAACGTACCTTCCAGACATAATGAAAACACCGCGCCACCCGGACATGAAGCACTGTTTGTCCTCTGTCCGGTACCTGACCTGAGGTATAAACCCGACTGGAGCGACCGGGAAGAGCTAGCCGGCAACATCATCAACGACCTTTCGGAAAGGATCGGTTATGACATCAGTGCCAACCTGGTGTCAAAAACCATCCTTGATCCGGTGAGCTGGAAAAACATGTTCAATCTATATAAGGGAAGCGGACTCGGCCTGGCCCACGACCTCACCCAGGTAGGTGGCTTACGGCCCAACAACAGGGATGAAAAATTTAAGAATGTATACTACGTGGGATCATCCACGGTTCCCGGTACGGGATTGCCAATGGCTGTTATCAGTTCACAACTTGTAACCAAAAGAATAAATCATGAGCAGAGATCTGTACACAAAAAACAACCTGCAGTTAAGTAG
- a CDS encoding phytoene/squalene synthase family protein, giving the protein MSRDLYTKNNLQLSRLTTMNYSTSFSLGVRMLSRKIRDPIFAIYGYVRYADEIVDTFFGYPQEEMLEEFIHETYRAIERGISTNPILDSFQMTVNKYGIEREHIDAFLESMRMDLYNHNYEKSEVTDYIYGSAEVVGLMCLRVFYYDDDEQYEFLKYHARKLGEAFQKVNFLRDIQSDYSDRERIYFADISNNGFSAEVKRRIEQEIQHDFDEAYQGIKILNKRARFGVYLAYIYYQRLFRKIRKSEPNVLMSGRIRIPNSRKISLLLQAYLRNSMNLF; this is encoded by the coding sequence ATGAGCAGAGATCTGTACACAAAAAACAACCTGCAGTTAAGTAGATTGACCACCATGAATTACAGCACATCCTTCTCCCTTGGTGTAAGGATGCTAAGCAGGAAAATACGCGACCCGATTTTCGCTATCTATGGTTATGTACGTTATGCCGATGAGATTGTAGATACCTTTTTCGGCTATCCCCAGGAGGAAATGCTAGAAGAATTCATCCATGAAACTTACAGGGCCATAGAAAGGGGAATCAGCACCAATCCGATACTGGACAGTTTTCAGATGACTGTCAACAAATATGGTATAGAACGGGAGCATATCGACGCTTTTCTGGAAAGCATGCGGATGGATCTTTATAACCACAATTACGAAAAATCCGAAGTAACAGATTATATATACGGATCTGCTGAAGTAGTAGGACTTATGTGTCTAAGGGTCTTTTATTATGATGACGATGAGCAATATGAGTTTTTGAAATACCACGCCCGTAAACTGGGAGAAGCCTTTCAGAAGGTAAACTTTCTTCGGGATATTCAAAGCGACTATTCCGACAGGGAAAGGATTTACTTTGCCGACATCAGTAACAACGGATTCTCCGCTGAAGTAAAAAGAAGGATTGAACAGGAGATCCAGCATGATTTTGATGAAGCTTACCAGGGAATCAAAATACTCAATAAAAGAGCGCGCTTTGGAGTTTATCTGGCTTATATATATTATCAAAGACTGTTCCGTAAAATCCGAAAATCAGAACCCAATGTACTCATGAGTGGTAGGATCAGAATTCCCAACAGCCGGAAAATCTCCTTGCTTTTACAGGCTTATTTACGCAATTCAATGAACCTGTTTTAA